Proteins found in one Zea mays cultivar B73 chromosome 1, Zm-B73-REFERENCE-NAM-5.0, whole genome shotgun sequence genomic segment:
- the LOC100384829 gene encoding uncharacterized protein isoform X5: MEPAGARKEWRAVPGSSLRSNGAEDAAEHGKLGQSEDRAIYEEGAGGLEDFCAITIDGSGGLSEDILQQRLQSVVRQREQLQQVEMELRAQAIAHPQIIQAQQSFQATSKEHAAAVAKIKQEQLHEREQYILELEMKLNDKDRELNALKIDHQTVWANQDLIREQTKELATVRRERDNSEAERAQHLTQIHELQEHLREKESQFIALEEQHRAAQDNILYKDEQLREAHAWVSQVREMDALQSQSLQVELRERMEQFNQYWISSQQQYAEMQRSLLHTIQQLQQELTEAREQSGAQKDGPQVSREGSAESSLVQSMGNSVASNGSATADGNQQLLKNNGSVDVSVQANSASAVPVPSSLLGIGGPAAHIAAMHAFMIHPQGIPQPLVASPNSGVPQFGSFQSQSTIQPNSQWPNQQVVEANVAEHVSCDEQQKILNEQDSLSNMNNHIGIVEHLEQNTESKDERAASDKQPEPVSRQHKHLNFPPFTTQIHLKKSATENPNVVNQVDIMKSVAGGFSSQLPRAPKEPSLLDERSLLACIVRAVPAGTEGGIRISSTLPNRLGKMLAPLHWHDYKKQYGKLDDFVASHPELFVIEGDFIHLRDGAQQIISATTAAAKIAAATASSASYSSLLPSVAVTPVAQNTRQKRRPAVDSRSSNAIPSGNGFTDQFNIIQGVSDVTISGKVRNIQDNGFIDEVRTGQPSVLTAATANGARHDKCANNTRHGYGGKQQGRTTGTTYLSRR; the protein is encoded by the exons ATGGAGCCCGCGGGCGCGCGCAAGGAGTGGCGCGCCGTCCCCGGCTCCTCGCTCCGCTCCAATGGCGCCGAG GATGCCGCGGAGCACGGGAAGCTGGGGCAGTCGGAGGACCGAGCTATCTACGAG GAAGGGGCGGGTGGACTGGAGGACTTCTGCGCCATCACCATTGATGGGAGCGGAGGGCTCAGCGAGGACATCCTGCAGCAGCGCCTGCAGAGCGTTGTGCGGCAAAGGGAGCAGCTGCAGCAGGTCGAGATGGAGCTGCGTGCGCAGGCCATTGCACACCCGCAGATCATTCAGGCGCAACAAAGCTTCCAGGCTACTTCCAAGGAACATGCCGCAGCTGTGGCCAAGATCAAG CAGGAGCAACTGCATGAGCGGGAGCAATACATTCTTGAACTAGAAATGAAACTCAATGACAAGGATAGAGAACTAAATGCTCTGAAGATTGATCATCAAACG GTGTGGGCAAATCAAGATCTTATTAGAGAACAGACCAAAGAGCTGGCAACTGTCAG AAGGGAACGCGACAACTCTGAAGCTGAAAGAGCCCAACATCTTACACAAATTCATGAGCTCCAAGAACATCTGCGAGAAAAAGAAAGCCAGTTCATTGCATTAGAGGAACAG CATAGGGCTGCTCAAGACAACATTCTTTACAAAGATGAGCAGTTGAGGGAAGCCCATGCTTGGGTATCTCAAGTTCGAGAAATGGATGCTTTGCAGTCTCAATCCCTACAAGTTGAGTTACGTGAGCGCATGGAGCAATTTAATCAATATTGGATTAGCTCCCAGCAGCAG TATGCTGAAATGCAGCGGAGTCTTCTCCATACAATACAACAACTCCAGCAAGAATTAACTGAGGCAAGGGAACAGTCTGGTGCACAAAAAGATGGTCCACAAGTTTCTCGGGAAGGGTCAGCTGAATCATCACTAGTTCAAAGCATGGGAAACAGCGTGGCTTCAAATGGTAGTGCAACTGCAGATGGGAACCAGCAATTGTTGAAAAATAATGGAAGCGTGGATGTCTCTGTTCAG GCCAATAGTGCCTCAGCTGTACCTGTTCCTTCTTCCCTACTGGGAATCGGTGGTCCGGCTGCGCATATCGCTGCGATGCATGCTTTTATGATTCATCCTCAAGGCATTCCTCAACCCTTAGTAGCATCACCCAACTCTGGTGTTCCTCAATTTGGCAGTTTTCAGTCTCAGTCTACAATTCAACCAAATTCACAATGGCCAAATCAGCAG GTTGTTGAAGCGAATGTAGCTGAACATGTATCTTGTGACGAACAACAAAAAATCTTAAACGAACAGGATTCACTGTCAAATATGAACAACCATATTGGAATAGTTGAGCATCTAGAGCAAAATACCGAATCCAAG GATGAAAGAGCTGCATCTGATAAGCAACCTGAACCTGTATCTAGGCAGCATAAACATTTGAACTTTCCTCCGTTCACTACCCAGATTCACTTGAAAAAGAGTGCAACAGAGAATCCTAATGTTGTAAATCAGGTTGATATAATGAAATCAGTTGCAGGTGGTTTTAGTTCGCAGTTACCTCGTGCACCAAAGGAACCTTCTCTCCTAGATGAGAGATCTCTATTGGCTTGCATTGTACGTGCAGTTCCTGCTGGGACTGAGGGTGGAATCAGGATAAGTTCAACT CTGCCAAATAGGCTTGGGAAAATGTTGGCTCCCCTTCACTGGCATGACTATAAGAAGCAATACGGGAAGCTCGACGATTTTGTGGCTAGTCATCCAGAG CTGTTTGTGATTGAGGGAGACTTCATTCACCTTCGTGATGGAGCACAGCAGATTATTTCTGCCACTACAGCTGCTGCAAAAATAGCTGCTGCGACAGCATCTTCTGCCTCTTACTCATCCttactgccttctgttgccgttacTCCTGTGGCACAAAATACTCGGCAAAAGAGGAGGCCCGCAGTTGATTCCAGATCATCAAATGCAATTCCCTCTGGAAACGGCTTCACAGATCAATTTAACATCATTCAGGGTGTCAGCGACGTAACAATTTCAGGCAAAGTAAGAAATATCCAAGATAATGGCTTCATAGATGAAGTTCGCACTGGGCAGCCATCCGTGCTCACAGCTGCTACTGCCAACGGAGCAAGACATGACAAATGTGCAAATAATACCAGACATGGTTATGGTGGAAAACAACAGGGGAG GACCACTGGGACGACATACCTTTCCAGAAGATGA
- the LOC100384829 gene encoding uncharacterized protein isoform X7 has protein sequence MIRHREQLHEREQYILELEMKLNDKDRELNALKIDHQTVWANQDLIREQTKELATVRRERDNSEAERAQHLTQIHELQEHLREKESQFIALEEQHRAAQDNILYKDEQLREAHAWVSQVREMDALQSQSLQVELRERMEQFNQYWISSQQQYAEMQRSLLHTIQQLQQELTEAREQSGAQKDGPQVSREGSAESSLVQSMGNSVASNGSATADGNQQLLKNNGSVDVSVQANSASAVPVPSSLLGIGGPAAHIAAMHAFMIHPQGIPQPLVASPNSGVPQFGSFQSQSTIQPNSQWPNQQEVQNVSQPQDETNYQTSQSDRTVLQQGAINTDELSSKPSQDSQPDHLNAHVKQQQSPASAPTESTHELTVVEANVAEHVSCDEQQKILNEQDSLSNMNNHIGIVEHLEQNTESKDERAASDKQPEPVSRQHKHLNFPPFTTQIHLKKSATENPNVVNQVDIMKSVAGGFSSQLPRAPKEPSLLDERSLLACIVRAVPAGTEGGIRISSTLPNRLGKMLAPLHWHDYKKQYGKLDDFVASHPELFVIEGDFIHLRDGAQQIISATTAAAKIAAATASSASYSSLLPSVAVTPVAQNTRQKRRPAVDSRSSNAIPSGNGFTDQFNIIQGVSDVTISGKVRNIQDNGFIDEVRTGQPSVLTAATANGARHDKCANNTRHGYGGKQQGRTTGTTYLSRR, from the exons ATGATAAGACACAGG GAGCAACTGCATGAGCGGGAGCAATACATTCTTGAACTAGAAATGAAACTCAATGACAAGGATAGAGAACTAAATGCTCTGAAGATTGATCATCAAACG GTGTGGGCAAATCAAGATCTTATTAGAGAACAGACCAAAGAGCTGGCAACTGTCAG AAGGGAACGCGACAACTCTGAAGCTGAAAGAGCCCAACATCTTACACAAATTCATGAGCTCCAAGAACATCTGCGAGAAAAAGAAAGCCAGTTCATTGCATTAGAGGAACAG CATAGGGCTGCTCAAGACAACATTCTTTACAAAGATGAGCAGTTGAGGGAAGCCCATGCTTGGGTATCTCAAGTTCGAGAAATGGATGCTTTGCAGTCTCAATCCCTACAAGTTGAGTTACGTGAGCGCATGGAGCAATTTAATCAATATTGGATTAGCTCCCAGCAGCAG TATGCTGAAATGCAGCGGAGTCTTCTCCATACAATACAACAACTCCAGCAAGAATTAACTGAGGCAAGGGAACAGTCTGGTGCACAAAAAGATGGTCCACAAGTTTCTCGGGAAGGGTCAGCTGAATCATCACTAGTTCAAAGCATGGGAAACAGCGTGGCTTCAAATGGTAGTGCAACTGCAGATGGGAACCAGCAATTGTTGAAAAATAATGGAAGCGTGGATGTCTCTGTTCAG GCCAATAGTGCCTCAGCTGTACCTGTTCCTTCTTCCCTACTGGGAATCGGTGGTCCGGCTGCGCATATCGCTGCGATGCATGCTTTTATGATTCATCCTCAAGGCATTCCTCAACCCTTAGTAGCATCACCCAACTCTGGTGTTCCTCAATTTGGCAGTTTTCAGTCTCAGTCTACAATTCAACCAAATTCACAATGGCCAAATCAGCAG GAAGTACAAAATGTCTCACAACCACAAGATGAAACAAACTATCAGACATCCCAATCAGACCGGACTGTTTTACAACAAGGCGCTATTAATACTGATGAGTTGTCCTCAAAGCCAAGCCAGGATAGTCAGCCAGACCATCTTAATGCCCATGTGAAACAACAGCAGAGCCCTGCAAGTGCACCTACTGAATCAACTCATGAACTTACT GTTGTTGAAGCGAATGTAGCTGAACATGTATCTTGTGACGAACAACAAAAAATCTTAAACGAACAGGATTCACTGTCAAATATGAACAACCATATTGGAATAGTTGAGCATCTAGAGCAAAATACCGAATCCAAG GATGAAAGAGCTGCATCTGATAAGCAACCTGAACCTGTATCTAGGCAGCATAAACATTTGAACTTTCCTCCGTTCACTACCCAGATTCACTTGAAAAAGAGTGCAACAGAGAATCCTAATGTTGTAAATCAGGTTGATATAATGAAATCAGTTGCAGGTGGTTTTAGTTCGCAGTTACCTCGTGCACCAAAGGAACCTTCTCTCCTAGATGAGAGATCTCTATTGGCTTGCATTGTACGTGCAGTTCCTGCTGGGACTGAGGGTGGAATCAGGATAAGTTCAACT CTGCCAAATAGGCTTGGGAAAATGTTGGCTCCCCTTCACTGGCATGACTATAAGAAGCAATACGGGAAGCTCGACGATTTTGTGGCTAGTCATCCAGAG CTGTTTGTGATTGAGGGAGACTTCATTCACCTTCGTGATGGAGCACAGCAGATTATTTCTGCCACTACAGCTGCTGCAAAAATAGCTGCTGCGACAGCATCTTCTGCCTCTTACTCATCCttactgccttctgttgccgttacTCCTGTGGCACAAAATACTCGGCAAAAGAGGAGGCCCGCAGTTGATTCCAGATCATCAAATGCAATTCCCTCTGGAAACGGCTTCACAGATCAATTTAACATCATTCAGGGTGTCAGCGACGTAACAATTTCAGGCAAAGTAAGAAATATCCAAGATAATGGCTTCATAGATGAAGTTCGCACTGGGCAGCCATCCGTGCTCACAGCTGCTACTGCCAACGGAGCAAGACATGACAAATGTGCAAATAATACCAGACATGGTTATGGTGGAAAACAACAGGGGAG GACCACTGGGACGACATACCTTTCCAGAAGATGA
- the LOC100384829 gene encoding uncharacterized protein isoform X3: MEPAGARKEWRAVPGSSLRSNGAEDAAEHGKLGQSEDRAIYEEGAGGLEDFCAITIDGSGGLSEDILQQRLQSVVRQREQLQQVEMELRAQAIAHPQIIQAQQSFQATSKEHAAAVAKIKQEQLHEREQYILELEMKLNDKDRELNALKIDHQTVWANQDLIREQTKELATVRRERDNSEAERAQHLTQIHELQEHLREKESQFIALEEQHRAAQDNILYKDEQLREAHAWVSQVREMDALQSQSLQVELRERMEQFNQYWISSQQQYAEMQRSLLHTIQQLQQELTEAREQSGAQKDGPQVSREGSAESSLVQSMGNSVASNGSATADGNQQLLKNNGSVDVSVQANSASAVPVPSSLLGIGGPAAHIAAMHAFMIHPQGIPQPLVASPNSGVPQFGSFQSQSTIQPNSQWPNQQEVQNVSQPQDETNYQTSQSDRTVLQQGAINTDELSSKPSQDSQPDHLNAHVKQQQSPASAPTESTHELTVVEANVAEHVSCDEQQKILNEQDSLSNMNNHIGIVEHLEQNTESKDERAASDKQPEPVSRQHKHLNFPPFTTQIHLKKSATENPNVVNQVDIMKSVAGGFSSQLPRAPKEPSLLDERSLLACIVRAVPAGTEGGIRISSTLPNRLGKMLAPLHWHDYKKQYGKLDDFVASHPELFVIEGDFIHLRDGAQQIISATTAAAKIAAATASSASYSSLLPSVAVTPVAQNTRQKRRPAVDSRSSNAIPSGNGFTDQFNIIQGVSDVTISGKVRNIQDNGFIDEVRTGQPSVLTAATANGARHDKCANNTRHGYGGKQQGRTTGTTYLSRR, from the exons ATGGAGCCCGCGGGCGCGCGCAAGGAGTGGCGCGCCGTCCCCGGCTCCTCGCTCCGCTCCAATGGCGCCGAG GATGCCGCGGAGCACGGGAAGCTGGGGCAGTCGGAGGACCGAGCTATCTACGAG GAAGGGGCGGGTGGACTGGAGGACTTCTGCGCCATCACCATTGATGGGAGCGGAGGGCTCAGCGAGGACATCCTGCAGCAGCGCCTGCAGAGCGTTGTGCGGCAAAGGGAGCAGCTGCAGCAGGTCGAGATGGAGCTGCGTGCGCAGGCCATTGCACACCCGCAGATCATTCAGGCGCAACAAAGCTTCCAGGCTACTTCCAAGGAACATGCCGCAGCTGTGGCCAAGATCAAG CAGGAGCAACTGCATGAGCGGGAGCAATACATTCTTGAACTAGAAATGAAACTCAATGACAAGGATAGAGAACTAAATGCTCTGAAGATTGATCATCAAACG GTGTGGGCAAATCAAGATCTTATTAGAGAACAGACCAAAGAGCTGGCAACTGTCAG AAGGGAACGCGACAACTCTGAAGCTGAAAGAGCCCAACATCTTACACAAATTCATGAGCTCCAAGAACATCTGCGAGAAAAAGAAAGCCAGTTCATTGCATTAGAGGAACAG CATAGGGCTGCTCAAGACAACATTCTTTACAAAGATGAGCAGTTGAGGGAAGCCCATGCTTGGGTATCTCAAGTTCGAGAAATGGATGCTTTGCAGTCTCAATCCCTACAAGTTGAGTTACGTGAGCGCATGGAGCAATTTAATCAATATTGGATTAGCTCCCAGCAGCAG TATGCTGAAATGCAGCGGAGTCTTCTCCATACAATACAACAACTCCAGCAAGAATTAACTGAGGCAAGGGAACAGTCTGGTGCACAAAAAGATGGTCCACAAGTTTCTCGGGAAGGGTCAGCTGAATCATCACTAGTTCAAAGCATGGGAAACAGCGTGGCTTCAAATGGTAGTGCAACTGCAGATGGGAACCAGCAATTGTTGAAAAATAATGGAAGCGTGGATGTCTCTGTTCAG GCCAATAGTGCCTCAGCTGTACCTGTTCCTTCTTCCCTACTGGGAATCGGTGGTCCGGCTGCGCATATCGCTGCGATGCATGCTTTTATGATTCATCCTCAAGGCATTCCTCAACCCTTAGTAGCATCACCCAACTCTGGTGTTCCTCAATTTGGCAGTTTTCAGTCTCAGTCTACAATTCAACCAAATTCACAATGGCCAAATCAGCAG GAAGTACAAAATGTCTCACAACCACAAGATGAAACAAACTATCAGACATCCCAATCAGACCGGACTGTTTTACAACAAGGCGCTATTAATACTGATGAGTTGTCCTCAAAGCCAAGCCAGGATAGTCAGCCAGACCATCTTAATGCCCATGTGAAACAACAGCAGAGCCCTGCAAGTGCACCTACTGAATCAACTCATGAACTTACT GTTGTTGAAGCGAATGTAGCTGAACATGTATCTTGTGACGAACAACAAAAAATCTTAAACGAACAGGATTCACTGTCAAATATGAACAACCATATTGGAATAGTTGAGCATCTAGAGCAAAATACCGAATCCAAG GATGAAAGAGCTGCATCTGATAAGCAACCTGAACCTGTATCTAGGCAGCATAAACATTTGAACTTTCCTCCGTTCACTACCCAGATTCACTTGAAAAAGAGTGCAACAGAGAATCCTAATGTTGTAAATCAGGTTGATATAATGAAATCAGTTGCAGGTGGTTTTAGTTCGCAGTTACCTCGTGCACCAAAGGAACCTTCTCTCCTAGATGAGAGATCTCTATTGGCTTGCATTGTACGTGCAGTTCCTGCTGGGACTGAGGGTGGAATCAGGATAAGTTCAACT CTGCCAAATAGGCTTGGGAAAATGTTGGCTCCCCTTCACTGGCATGACTATAAGAAGCAATACGGGAAGCTCGACGATTTTGTGGCTAGTCATCCAGAG CTGTTTGTGATTGAGGGAGACTTCATTCACCTTCGTGATGGAGCACAGCAGATTATTTCTGCCACTACAGCTGCTGCAAAAATAGCTGCTGCGACAGCATCTTCTGCCTCTTACTCATCCttactgccttctgttgccgttacTCCTGTGGCACAAAATACTCGGCAAAAGAGGAGGCCCGCAGTTGATTCCAGATCATCAAATGCAATTCCCTCTGGAAACGGCTTCACAGATCAATTTAACATCATTCAGGGTGTCAGCGACGTAACAATTTCAGGCAAAGTAAGAAATATCCAAGATAATGGCTTCATAGATGAAGTTCGCACTGGGCAGCCATCCGTGCTCACAGCTGCTACTGCCAACGGAGCAAGACATGACAAATGTGCAAATAATACCAGACATGGTTATGGTGGAAAACAACAGGGGAG GACCACTGGGACGACATACCTTTCCAGAAGATGA
- the LOC100384829 gene encoding uncharacterized protein LOC100384829 has protein sequence MEPAGARKEWRAVPGSSLRSNGAEDAAEHGKLGQSEDRAIYEEGAGGLEDFCAITIDGSGGLSEDILQQRLQSVVRQREQLQQVEMELRAQAIAHPQIIQAQQSFQATSKEHAAAVAKIKEQLHEREQYILELEMKLNDKDRELNALKIDHQTVWANQDLIREQTKELATVRRERDNSEAERAQHLTQIHELQEHLREKESQFIALEEQHRAAQDNILYKDEQLREAHAWVSQVREMDALQSQSLQVELRERMEQFNQYWISSQQQYAEMQRSLLHTIQQLQQELTEAREQSGAQKDGPQVSREGSAESSLVQSMGNSVASNGSATADGNQQLLKNNGSVDVSVQANSASAVPVPSSLLGIGGPAAHIAAMHAFMIHPQGIPQPLVASPNSGVPQFGSFQSQSTIQPNSQWPNQQEVQNVSQPQDETNYQTSQSDRTVLQQGAINTDELSSKPSQDSQPDHLNAHVKQQQSPASAPTESTHELTVVEANVAEHVSCDEQQKILNEQDSLSNMNNHIGIVEHLEQNTESKDERAASDKQPEPVSRQHKHLNFPPFTTQIHLKKSATENPNVVNQVDIMKSVAGGFSSQLPRAPKEPSLLDERSLLACIVRAVPAGTEGGIRISSTLPNRLGKMLAPLHWHDYKKQYGKLDDFVASHPELFVIEGDFIHLRDGAQQIISATTAAAKIAAATASSASYSSLLPSVAVTPVAQNTRQKRRPAVDSRSSNAIPSGNGFTDQFNIIQGVSDVTISGKVRNIQDNGFIDEVRTGQPSVLTAATANGARHDKCANNTRHGYGGKQQGRTTGTTYLSRR, from the exons ATGGAGCCCGCGGGCGCGCGCAAGGAGTGGCGCGCCGTCCCCGGCTCCTCGCTCCGCTCCAATGGCGCCGAG GATGCCGCGGAGCACGGGAAGCTGGGGCAGTCGGAGGACCGAGCTATCTACGAG GAAGGGGCGGGTGGACTGGAGGACTTCTGCGCCATCACCATTGATGGGAGCGGAGGGCTCAGCGAGGACATCCTGCAGCAGCGCCTGCAGAGCGTTGTGCGGCAAAGGGAGCAGCTGCAGCAGGTCGAGATGGAGCTGCGTGCGCAGGCCATTGCACACCCGCAGATCATTCAGGCGCAACAAAGCTTCCAGGCTACTTCCAAGGAACATGCCGCAGCTGTGGCCAAGATCAAG GAGCAACTGCATGAGCGGGAGCAATACATTCTTGAACTAGAAATGAAACTCAATGACAAGGATAGAGAACTAAATGCTCTGAAGATTGATCATCAAACG GTGTGGGCAAATCAAGATCTTATTAGAGAACAGACCAAAGAGCTGGCAACTGTCAG AAGGGAACGCGACAACTCTGAAGCTGAAAGAGCCCAACATCTTACACAAATTCATGAGCTCCAAGAACATCTGCGAGAAAAAGAAAGCCAGTTCATTGCATTAGAGGAACAG CATAGGGCTGCTCAAGACAACATTCTTTACAAAGATGAGCAGTTGAGGGAAGCCCATGCTTGGGTATCTCAAGTTCGAGAAATGGATGCTTTGCAGTCTCAATCCCTACAAGTTGAGTTACGTGAGCGCATGGAGCAATTTAATCAATATTGGATTAGCTCCCAGCAGCAG TATGCTGAAATGCAGCGGAGTCTTCTCCATACAATACAACAACTCCAGCAAGAATTAACTGAGGCAAGGGAACAGTCTGGTGCACAAAAAGATGGTCCACAAGTTTCTCGGGAAGGGTCAGCTGAATCATCACTAGTTCAAAGCATGGGAAACAGCGTGGCTTCAAATGGTAGTGCAACTGCAGATGGGAACCAGCAATTGTTGAAAAATAATGGAAGCGTGGATGTCTCTGTTCAG GCCAATAGTGCCTCAGCTGTACCTGTTCCTTCTTCCCTACTGGGAATCGGTGGTCCGGCTGCGCATATCGCTGCGATGCATGCTTTTATGATTCATCCTCAAGGCATTCCTCAACCCTTAGTAGCATCACCCAACTCTGGTGTTCCTCAATTTGGCAGTTTTCAGTCTCAGTCTACAATTCAACCAAATTCACAATGGCCAAATCAGCAG GAAGTACAAAATGTCTCACAACCACAAGATGAAACAAACTATCAGACATCCCAATCAGACCGGACTGTTTTACAACAAGGCGCTATTAATACTGATGAGTTGTCCTCAAAGCCAAGCCAGGATAGTCAGCCAGACCATCTTAATGCCCATGTGAAACAACAGCAGAGCCCTGCAAGTGCACCTACTGAATCAACTCATGAACTTACT GTTGTTGAAGCGAATGTAGCTGAACATGTATCTTGTGACGAACAACAAAAAATCTTAAACGAACAGGATTCACTGTCAAATATGAACAACCATATTGGAATAGTTGAGCATCTAGAGCAAAATACCGAATCCAAG GATGAAAGAGCTGCATCTGATAAGCAACCTGAACCTGTATCTAGGCAGCATAAACATTTGAACTTTCCTCCGTTCACTACCCAGATTCACTTGAAAAAGAGTGCAACAGAGAATCCTAATGTTGTAAATCAGGTTGATATAATGAAATCAGTTGCAGGTGGTTTTAGTTCGCAGTTACCTCGTGCACCAAAGGAACCTTCTCTCCTAGATGAGAGATCTCTATTGGCTTGCATTGTACGTGCAGTTCCTGCTGGGACTGAGGGTGGAATCAGGATAAGTTCAACT CTGCCAAATAGGCTTGGGAAAATGTTGGCTCCCCTTCACTGGCATGACTATAAGAAGCAATACGGGAAGCTCGACGATTTTGTGGCTAGTCATCCAGAG CTGTTTGTGATTGAGGGAGACTTCATTCACCTTCGTGATGGAGCACAGCAGATTATTTCTGCCACTACAGCTGCTGCAAAAATAGCTGCTGCGACAGCATCTTCTGCCTCTTACTCATCCttactgccttctgttgccgttacTCCTGTGGCACAAAATACTCGGCAAAAGAGGAGGCCCGCAGTTGATTCCAGATCATCAAATGCAATTCCCTCTGGAAACGGCTTCACAGATCAATTTAACATCATTCAGGGTGTCAGCGACGTAACAATTTCAGGCAAAGTAAGAAATATCCAAGATAATGGCTTCATAGATGAAGTTCGCACTGGGCAGCCATCCGTGCTCACAGCTGCTACTGCCAACGGAGCAAGACATGACAAATGTGCAAATAATACCAGACATGGTTATGGTGGAAAACAACAGGGGAG GACCACTGGGACGACATACCTTTCCAGAAGATGA